The following coding sequences are from one Candidatus Nitrohelix vancouverensis window:
- a CDS encoding DMT family transporter, with protein sequence MKPDKLWLRGVLMVCVTTCLWGFLPIFLKFGLKEFAPETIAWFRFTFAFSALLGFFLITGRRLWSVAYRPPVLGALGGLFLAGNYYMMTEGIHLSGPSNSAVLIQIAPVLLTLVGVLFFGERLTARQAMGLGVCALGFLLFFNEQNGASLDPALYSWSSILIVAAAVSWVGFMICQKLLSQRFDLPLLSMLFYGTAALALAPFANVASLISLDWRDAALLIFLGANTLIAYGALAEAVKHISLTLISVITALNPLLTMLGMQLLSTYFPGHLPVELITTSGYVGAFLAISGVVLVVWAGKNKQEALKES encoded by the coding sequence GTGAAACCCGATAAACTTTGGTTGCGCGGGGTGTTGATGGTTTGCGTTACTACCTGTCTGTGGGGATTCCTGCCAATATTTTTGAAATTTGGGCTGAAAGAATTTGCCCCTGAAACCATCGCCTGGTTTCGATTCACTTTTGCATTTTCTGCATTGCTTGGATTTTTTCTCATCACCGGTCGACGCCTTTGGAGCGTTGCCTACCGGCCTCCGGTTCTGGGAGCGCTTGGCGGCCTCTTTCTGGCGGGTAATTATTATATGATGACAGAGGGGATCCATTTGAGCGGACCTTCCAACTCTGCGGTCCTGATCCAAATAGCTCCTGTTCTTTTGACGCTGGTGGGCGTGTTATTTTTTGGCGAACGTTTGACCGCACGACAGGCAATGGGGCTTGGCGTGTGCGCGCTGGGATTTCTACTTTTTTTTAATGAACAGAACGGGGCTTCTCTCGATCCGGCGCTCTATTCATGGTCGAGTATTTTAATTGTTGCGGCGGCGGTTTCATGGGTGGGCTTCATGATTTGTCAGAAATTATTGAGCCAGCGTTTTGACCTGCCGCTTCTCAGCATGCTGTTCTATGGAACAGCGGCGCTTGCGCTTGCGCCCTTCGCCAATGTCGCCTCTCTGATTTCCCTGGACTGGCGAGATGCCGCCTTGTTGATCTTTCTTGGAGCCAACACGCTGATCGCCTACGGCGCATTGGCGGAAGCGGTCAAACACATTTCGTTGACGCTCATCAGCGTGATAACGGCCTTGAATCCTTTGCTGACGATGCTGGGCATGCAATTGCTGTCGACGTATTTCCCCGGTCATTTGCCGGTAGAATTGATCACAACGAGCGGCTATGTCGGCGCGTTTTTAGCTATCAGCGGAGTGGTTCTCGTGGTGTGGGCGGGTAAAAATAAACAAGAAGCGCTTAAGGAAAGTTAG
- the hisH gene encoding imidazole glycerol phosphate synthase subunit HisH, with amino-acid sequence MIAVIDYGMGNLRSVQKALEAVGATAIVTRDPSEILGAQSAVLPGVGAFKDCMDNLEKYGLSEIPKKFIQTGKPFLGICLGLQLLFSQSEEFGTVSGLDIFPGNTRRFKFDEATQSGDEKMKVPHMGWNTVQFKKNDPLFEGIPNDSYFYFVHSYYVAPENSDVVSGITPYGGDFVSAVFHENIHAFQFHPEKSQQQGLALLKNFSKLQ; translated from the coding sequence ATGATCGCCGTAATTGATTACGGTATGGGCAATCTGCGGTCAGTCCAGAAAGCTTTGGAAGCCGTAGGCGCCACAGCGATCGTCACCCGCGATCCCTCGGAAATACTGGGCGCTCAGTCCGCTGTCTTGCCAGGCGTCGGCGCGTTCAAGGATTGTATGGACAATCTTGAAAAATACGGTCTCTCTGAAATTCCCAAAAAATTCATTCAAACGGGAAAGCCTTTTCTCGGTATTTGTCTGGGACTGCAATTGTTATTCAGTCAGAGCGAAGAATTTGGAACGGTTTCCGGGCTGGATATTTTTCCCGGCAACACCCGGCGTTTCAAATTCGACGAGGCGACCCAGAGCGGCGACGAGAAAATGAAAGTGCCTCATATGGGATGGAACACGGTTCAATTTAAAAAAAATGATCCGCTGTTTGAGGGCATTCCCAACGATTCCTATTTTTATTTCGTTCACTCCTATTATGTCGCTCCAGAAAATTCTGATGTGGTGAGCGGCATAACTCCTTATGGAGGAGATTTTGTTTCTGCAGTCTTCCATGAAAACATCCACGCCTTTCAGTTCCACCCTGAGAAAAGTCAGCAACAAGGTCTGGCCCTTCTGAAAAACTTTTCAAAACTTCAATAG